The DNA window TCGTTGCGCTTCTCCTCGGTGCGGAAGAGGCCACCGTGGAGGTAGGCCGTGTGTGGCACGTCGAGCGTGTTCTCGAGCGTGGCATGCAGCGAGCCCGGTGCGCGCAGGATGCGTCGCACGGTGGTGTACTCGCCAGCATCCAGCAGGGGGAACCGATAGGGCTCCGTCGCGGGCTCCACGCCGGGAGTGGAGTACACCCAGATGAAGCCGTCCTGCTCGCGCGTCGCATAGGACGTCACGCATCGGGAGCGGGCCTCGGGCTCACCGAGGAAGCCAGGGATGGCGCGGCACTGCCCGCCCGTATCGAAGCGCCAGCCGTGGTAACCACATTGGAGCTGGCCTTGCGTCACCCGCCCCAGGGACAGGGGAACGTTGCGGTGAGGACAGCGGTCCATCAGGGCCCCGGGCTTGCCACCCTCGCCGCGGAAGAGGACCAGGGGCGTGCCCTGAAGCGTGCGGGAGAGCGGTTTGTCCCCCAGCTCTCGCGACGTACACAGGATGAACCAGGCGTTCGGCAGGTGGACGACGGAGACATGGCCAGCGGCCGCACCAGGGGTGCGCGCCTCCTCGCGGGAGCTCATGCCCCCACTCTAATCCCCTCACCGCGAGTCCGGCAGTCCAAGCCCCCCAGAGATTCCACCATCCCCAGGGGGCTCGCCGCCCTGCCTCGAAGGACTACAGCTTCAGCCGCTTCAGCCGGAGCGCGTTGACGATGACGGACACCGACGACAGGCTCATGGCCGCGCTGGCGAAGATGGGGCTCAACAGCAGGCCGAACACCGGGTACAGCACGCCCGCCGCCAGCGGGACACCCAGCATGTTGTAGATGAAGGCGAAGAACAGGTTCTGCCGGATGTTGCTCAGCGCTCCCTGGCTCAGCCTCCGCGCCCGGGCGATGCCGCGCAGGTCGCCCTTCACCAGCGTCACTCCCGCGCTCTCCATCGCGATGTCCGTGCCCGTCCCCATCGCGATGCCCACATCCGCCTGGGCCAGCGCCGGTGCATCGTTGACACCGTCCCCCGCCATCGCCACCACGCGGCCTTCCTTCTGCAACCGCTTCACCGCGTCGCCCTTCGCGTCGGGCAGCACTCCGGCGATGACCTCGGTGATGCCCAGCTTGCGCGCCACCGCCTCCGCCGTCGTGCGGCTGTCACCCGTCAGCATCACCACCCGCAGGCCCTCCGCTCGCAACAGCGCCAGCGCCTCCGGAGTCGAGTCCTTCACCGGGTCCGCGACCCCCAACAGGCCCGCCGCCTTCCCCGACACCGCCACCAACACCACCGTCTGACCTTCCCCCCGAAGCGACTCGGCCCGAGCCGTCAGCGCCCCCGCGTCCACGCCCCGCGCCGTCATCATCGCCGCGTTGCCCAACGCCACTTCGACGCCATCCACCCGGCCCACCACGCCCTTGCCCGTCTCCGAGC is part of the Myxococcus landrumus genome and encodes:
- a CDS encoding aromatic ring-hydroxylating dioxygenase subunit alpha, with the protein product MSSREEARTPGAAAGHVSVVHLPNAWFILCTSRELGDKPLSRTLQGTPLVLFRGEGGKPGALMDRCPHRNVPLSLGRVTQGQLQCGYHGWRFDTGGQCRAIPGFLGEPEARSRCVTSYATREQDGFIWVYSTPGVEPATEPYRFPLLDAGEYTTVRRILRAPGSLHATLENTLDVPHTAYLHGGLFRTEEKRNEIEVVVRRSADRVEAEYIGEPRPSGVVGRLLAPGGGVVQHFDRFLMPSIAQVEYRIGDASHIMVTSAMTPVSDWDTMVYAVVTFRLPLPRWLLRAVLPVAMPVALHIFSQDARILKTQTEAIRRFGTETYASTEIDVLGPGILRLLRAAEREKPGAVGDAVHETRLKMRT